A stretch of the Tannerella serpentiformis genome encodes the following:
- a CDS encoding GLPGLI family protein — MKTTVFLLLFSAQVVAQHHTRLNPAIIEVHYHHTMQRDTVRRLATETDSMILRIGASASQFFSHHTFYYDSLWNDPDGRATAEALTLEAFRTRDHSKEPRVGTTYDYLYKNYPAGRITTTNEQFHVACRYDEATPSISWGMADSVRMILGHPCRMATADFRGRHWTAWFATDIPVSDGPWKLGGLPGLILEAYDRGDDYRYTAVQIVESGLDPVTFYCFDGKPFFDTDRRTFLRSQRAFLSGQGNVYDIELIRAIVQSGRRKTYMQREAHRLLFDPLERDY, encoded by the coding sequence ATGAAGACGACCGTTTTTCTCTTACTTTTTTCTGCGCAAGTTGTGGCGCAACATCACACAAGGCTTAATCCGGCTATAATAGAGGTGCATTATCACCACACGATGCAGCGCGACACGGTGAGACGGCTGGCGACGGAGACGGACTCCATGATCCTCCGAATCGGAGCAAGCGCGAGCCAGTTTTTTAGCCATCATACCTTTTATTATGACTCGTTGTGGAACGACCCCGACGGTCGCGCGACAGCCGAAGCGCTGACGCTCGAGGCCTTTCGCACGCGCGATCATTCAAAAGAGCCGCGAGTGGGAACGACTTACGACTACCTCTACAAGAATTACCCGGCGGGGCGAATCACGACGACTAACGAACAGTTCCACGTTGCCTGCCGCTACGACGAGGCCACGCCCTCGATCTCGTGGGGGATGGCCGACTCCGTCCGCATGATACTCGGCCACCCATGCCGCATGGCGACGGCCGACTTTCGCGGTCGTCATTGGACGGCTTGGTTCGCGACGGACATCCCCGTCAGCGACGGCCCTTGGAAGCTCGGCGGACTGCCGGGGTTGATCCTCGAGGCGTATGACCGGGGCGACGACTACCGTTACACGGCCGTCCAGATCGTAGAGAGTGGCCTCGATCCCGTGACGTTCTACTGTTTCGACGGCAAACCCTTCTTCGACACCGATCGCCGGACCTTCCTTCGCTCCCAGCGTGCTTTCCTCAGCGGACAAGGCAACGTCTACGACATCGAATTGATCCGCGCAATCGTGCAATCCGGCCGCCGGAAGACCTACATGCAGCGCGAGGCCCATCGGCTGCTCTTCGATCCATTAGAAAGGGATTACTAA
- a CDS encoding carboxypeptidase regulatory-like domain-containing protein — MRYFLIFLLFMTGVAATAQRVTLSGTVTDGANGQPIAGVLVTVRPSGAQKVLAFTQTMANGRFEVTLTADATDRVLHFSMMGYAARTLPIEKGRTTYDVTLKEQATALREVIIRAPSIHERGDTITYIVSRFATTADRSLGDVLKKMPGIEVEKSGAITYNGKPINKFYIEGKDMLEGRYGIATNNIHPSDVGSVEVMENHQPVKALENISFSQNPAINIRLKEDAKARWVGTAKAAVGASPFLWEGELALMRFKRKSQTLNTLKSNNTGRDVTREAALLIDGERAESALMEHIDVSPDRLRAIDGDRSRFNRSHLVTTNNLWGVSKDFDLTSQVTYGNHRLTSDVASSQTYFLDDSTVFTESDEHTLSRHHTCTGDITLTANTPSLYVRNKLQVDLRWDDTQQTVRGTYPNRQAATLPRRSFSDELELIRRYGRRAYSLRSLNVYRAHPHRLTVRRSDGDEQQQRVESSVFYTHTHTSLSFYFDPVALSLRAGLVGTWRSLRSALTGLSDSFGSLRNDMSTRRLCLYVSPELAYRHADLEATVRLPLSLLPYRHTDHITGRTTTRGHLLFAPTAYIQWYLTSRLTLSLDGRLSPIAPDEQTFYEGLILRDYRHLSQGLIDDHLGQHISADITVRYRYPLRALFAHASAGYVQRRQTHTVDSRFLGAYLLQTTIPEASDTRSWMADASLSKGLDALRSIVTLSASFLSTRGMAYRNRVPTFFTSTNRDASCKLSTRLATWCNTAYELSLSQSTLHVDRPDFRSSYLDLSQRITLHLIPHRMWSLRLTAEHYSNEIAPRLRKQLLLADAELTCSLKHGWEVNVSARNLFNRRTYAYTLYDGPATFRKSYLLRPRNLTVGLFFRF, encoded by the coding sequence ATGAGATACTTCCTTATTTTCTTATTATTTATGACGGGCGTCGCGGCCACGGCCCAGCGGGTGACGCTCTCGGGAACGGTGACCGACGGCGCTAACGGCCAACCCATAGCGGGTGTGCTCGTCACGGTGCGCCCTTCCGGAGCACAGAAAGTGCTGGCGTTCACGCAAACGATGGCTAACGGACGGTTTGAAGTGACGCTGACGGCCGACGCGACTGATCGCGTGCTCCACTTTTCGATGATGGGCTATGCCGCACGCACACTCCCGATCGAGAAAGGTCGGACGACGTACGACGTGACCCTTAAAGAACAGGCCACAGCGCTGCGAGAGGTCATCATCCGCGCTCCCAGTATTCACGAAAGAGGGGACACCATCACGTATATCGTCTCCCGATTTGCGACAACGGCCGACCGCTCGCTGGGTGACGTCCTCAAAAAGATGCCAGGCATTGAAGTCGAGAAGAGCGGGGCCATCACCTACAATGGAAAGCCTATCAACAAGTTCTACATCGAGGGTAAGGACATGCTGGAGGGCCGATACGGCATAGCGACGAACAATATCCATCCCAGCGACGTGGGTAGCGTGGAGGTGATGGAGAACCACCAACCGGTGAAAGCGCTGGAGAACATCTCTTTTTCTCAAAACCCGGCCATCAATATCCGGTTGAAGGAGGACGCCAAGGCGCGCTGGGTGGGGACAGCCAAGGCGGCCGTCGGCGCGAGTCCTTTCCTTTGGGAGGGAGAGCTGGCGCTGATGCGTTTTAAGCGGAAATCGCAAACGTTGAATACGTTGAAGTCGAACAACACGGGTCGCGACGTGACGCGTGAGGCCGCGTTGCTCATCGACGGCGAGCGTGCCGAATCGGCTCTCATGGAGCATATCGACGTGTCCCCTGATCGCCTGCGGGCTATCGACGGCGACCGCAGTCGTTTCAACCGTTCTCACCTCGTGACGACGAACAACCTCTGGGGCGTGTCTAAAGATTTTGACCTCACGTCGCAAGTCACCTATGGCAACCACCGCCTCACGTCCGACGTGGCCAGCAGCCAGACGTATTTCCTCGACGACTCGACCGTTTTCACCGAATCCGACGAGCACACCCTCAGCCGCCACCACACCTGCACGGGCGACATCACGCTGACGGCCAACACCCCGTCCTTATACGTGCGCAACAAGCTGCAAGTCGACCTCCGGTGGGACGACACGCAGCAAACCGTCCGTGGCACCTACCCCAACCGTCAAGCAGCCACGCTCCCCCGCCGTTCCTTCTCCGACGAATTGGAGCTGATCCGTCGCTACGGCCGTCGCGCCTACTCGCTCCGCTCGCTCAACGTCTACCGCGCCCATCCGCACCGCCTCACCGTCCGCCGGAGCGATGGCGACGAGCAGCAACAGCGCGTCGAGTCGTCCGTTTTTTACACCCACACGCATACGTCGCTCTCGTTCTATTTCGACCCCGTCGCCCTCTCCCTGCGCGCGGGCCTCGTCGGCACCTGGAGGAGCTTGCGCAGCGCGTTGACCGGCCTCTCGGACTCGTTCGGCAGCCTCCGCAACGACATGTCGACGCGTCGCCTCTGCCTGTACGTCTCCCCCGAGCTGGCGTACCGTCACGCCGACCTGGAGGCGACCGTCCGACTGCCGCTCTCCCTCCTCCCCTATCGCCATACGGACCACATCACCGGCCGCACGACCACGCGCGGACACCTCCTTTTTGCGCCCACGGCTTACATCCAGTGGTACCTCACCTCGCGACTCACCCTGTCCCTCGACGGTCGCCTGTCCCCCATCGCGCCCGACGAGCAGACGTTTTACGAAGGCCTTATCCTGCGCGATTATCGCCACCTGTCGCAGGGACTCATCGACGACCATTTGGGGCAACACATCTCGGCCGACATCACCGTCCGTTACCGCTATCCGCTTCGTGCACTGTTCGCCCACGCCTCCGCCGGCTACGTGCAGCGTCGCCAGACGCACACCGTCGACAGCCGTTTCCTCGGCGCTTACCTCCTTCAGACGACCATCCCAGAGGCCTCCGACACTCGGTCATGGATGGCCGACGCCAGTCTGAGTAAGGGTCTCGACGCCCTTCGGAGCATCGTCACTCTAAGCGCCAGCTTCCTCTCCACCCGAGGCATGGCCTACCGCAATCGCGTGCCCACTTTTTTCACGTCTACAAATCGCGATGCCAGTTGCAAGCTCTCCACCCGTCTCGCGACGTGGTGCAACACCGCCTACGAGCTCTCTCTCTCCCAGAGCACGCTTCACGTCGACCGTCCCGACTTCCGATCCTCGTATCTTGACCTCTCCCAACGTATCACGCTACACCTCATCCCGCATCGCATGTGGAGCCTACGCCTCACGGCCGAGCACTACAGCAATGAAATCGCCCCCCGCCTCCGCAAGCAACTCCTCCTGGCCGACGCCGAGCTGACGTGCAGCCTGAAACATGGCTGGGAGGTAAACGTTTCCGCCCGCAACCTCTTCAACCGCCGCACCTACGCCTACACCCTCTACGACGGCCCGGCCACCTTCCGCAAAT
- a CDS encoding GLPGLI family protein, with amino-acid sequence MKVILYLLLTSLAVQATAREPVLDRAHMKCLYRYVYTFDTLKNELRDDLLILQIGKEVSKCYSYYTFQCDSLQRTPDGAKVWSELFRRAIEKDGIYGDFPHVRMSTYVYKNYPTGQMTITDRISSQGYCYVDSLHTQTWAMGDSTREVLGYTCQQATADFRGRRWTAWFATDIPISDGPWKLGGLPGLILKAYDEGQQHVFTAVGLERVKDEPIIFNQQDGRNRRFEPTNRLDFLRMERRFLMDSNSFIQMETGIDLLGDEPNQVMRYDLLERDY; translated from the coding sequence ATGAAAGTCATCCTCTATCTTCTCCTCACCTCTCTCGCCGTACAGGCTACCGCGCGAGAGCCGGTGCTCGATCGGGCGCACATGAAGTGCCTCTACCGTTATGTTTACACCTTCGACACGCTGAAAAACGAGTTGCGCGACGACTTACTTATTCTCCAAATCGGGAAAGAGGTGTCGAAGTGTTACAGTTACTACACCTTTCAATGTGACTCGCTACAGCGCACGCCCGATGGGGCAAAAGTCTGGAGCGAGCTGTTCCGACGAGCGATAGAAAAGGATGGGATCTATGGAGACTTCCCACACGTCCGAATGAGCACCTATGTCTATAAAAATTACCCGACGGGACAGATGACAATCACAGATCGGATTTCTTCACAGGGCTATTGCTACGTGGATTCGCTACACACGCAAACATGGGCGATGGGCGACAGCACGCGCGAGGTGTTGGGATATACATGTCAGCAAGCGACGGCCGACTTTCGCGGTCGCCGATGGACGGCTTGGTTCGCGACGGACATCCCCATCAGCGACGGCCCGTGGAAGCTCGGCGGACTGCCGGGGTTGATCCTCAAAGCGTATGATGAGGGGCAGCAACATGTATTTACTGCCGTCGGCTTAGAACGGGTGAAGGATGAACCGATCATTTTTAATCAACAGGATGGCCGCAACCGTCGTTTTGAGCCAACGAATCGCCTGGATTTCCTCCGTATGGAGCGGCGATTCCTGATGGATTCCAATTCTTTTATCCAAATGGAGACAGGTATTGACTTGCTTGGCGATGAACCCAATCAAGTGATGCGATACGACCTGTTGGAACGTGACTACTGA
- a CDS encoding copper homeostasis protein CutC: MNRIIEVCANSAQSCVEAEAGGAARVELCAGIPEGGTTPSYGEIVMARQSTERIAIHVLIRPRAGDFLYTETEVGAMLHDIQVAHQLGVQGVVIGCLTPDGNIDEPLLDRLMAAARPLSVTFHRAFDVCRDPRASLELLIRHGVDRVLTSGQEATAVQGIPLLRELVSQADGRIVVMPGCGVRADNIARIESETGAREFHTSARRVVESGMIYRNERVPMGSCAVTSEFETVQTDRREVARYVSQTCIK; encoded by the coding sequence ATGAATCGAATCATCGAAGTCTGCGCCAATTCAGCGCAAAGCTGCGTGGAGGCCGAAGCCGGCGGAGCCGCACGTGTGGAACTCTGCGCCGGCATCCCCGAAGGCGGCACAACGCCCAGCTATGGCGAGATCGTCATGGCTCGACAGTCCACTGAGCGGATCGCGATCCACGTACTCATCCGTCCACGGGCCGGCGACTTTCTCTATACCGAGACCGAGGTCGGTGCTATGCTCCACGACATCCAGGTAGCCCACCAGCTCGGCGTGCAAGGCGTCGTCATCGGTTGCCTAACGCCCGACGGCAACATCGACGAGCCCCTCCTCGACCGACTTATGGCCGCCGCCCGACCGCTTTCGGTCACCTTTCATCGCGCCTTCGACGTCTGCCGCGATCCGCGCGCCTCACTCGAGCTACTGATCCGTCACGGCGTCGATCGCGTGCTCACTTCCGGCCAAGAAGCGACCGCCGTGCAGGGTATCCCCCTCCTCCGCGAGCTGGTGAGCCAGGCCGACGGACGTATCGTCGTCATGCCTGGCTGTGGTGTGCGGGCAGACAACATCGCGCGCATCGAGTCCGAAACCGGAGCCCGCGAGTTTCACACCTCCGCTCGACGCGTCGTCGAGAGTGGCATGATTTACCGCAACGAGCGCGTACCCATGGGCAGTTGCGCCGTGACGTCAGAGTTCGAAACCGTGCAGACAGATCGGCGCGAAGTGGCGCGCTACGTCTCTCAGACTTGCATAAAATGA
- a CDS encoding GLPGLI family protein, which produces MKTIRYLLLFMALAVHASAQKDVLDHASMKCMYRATELKDTLDVAFYEDLLILQIGPQVSKCFSYYTFQNDSLRQTPEGNRQASELFNRALADFHKHRDRSRFLNSFPRNRTITIVYKNHPAGAITVTDGLREDQVTYRDTLNAQQWTMTDSTREVLGYTCQQATADFRGRRWTAWFATDIPVSDGPWKLGGLPGLILEAYDKGHQYTFTAVGLERVAEEPIVFTPCGGKNGYRTVDRRAFLKAKMFDLTHGGALGASGLKSTDYEPVYRDLIERDYR; this is translated from the coding sequence ATGAAAACGATTCGCTACCTCTTGTTATTTATGGCGTTGGCCGTCCATGCATCGGCACAAAAGGACGTGCTCGACCACGCATCTATGAAGTGTATGTATCGGGCGACGGAATTAAAGGACACGCTCGACGTCGCTTTTTATGAAGACCTCTTGATACTGCAGATTGGCCCCCAAGTCTCCAAATGTTTCAGCTATTACACCTTCCAGAACGACTCTCTCCGACAGACGCCGGAGGGAAATCGTCAGGCGAGTGAGCTTTTTAATCGTGCCTTGGCCGATTTCCATAAGCATCGCGACCGCAGCCGGTTCCTGAATAGCTTTCCGCGCAATCGCACCATCACAATCGTTTACAAGAATCACCCCGCGGGCGCCATCACCGTGACCGACGGACTGCGGGAAGATCAAGTGACGTATCGCGACACCCTCAACGCCCAGCAGTGGACGATGACCGACAGCACGCGCGAGGTGTTAGGATATACGTGTCAGCAAGCGACGGCCGACTTTCGCGGTCGCCGATGGACAGCTTGGTTCGCGACGGACATCCCCGTCAGCGACGGACCCTGGAAGCTCGGCGGACTGCCGGGGCTGATCCTCGAGGCTTACGATAAGGGCCATCAATATACGTTTACAGCCGTCGGCTTAGAGCGGGTAGCGGAGGAGCCGATCGTCTTCACCCCTTGCGGAGGGAAGAATGGCTACCGGACAGTGGACAGGCGTGCTTTCCTCAAAGCGAAAATGTTCGATTTGACGCACGGCGGTGCACTCGGCGCCTCGGGTCTGAAGTCGACGGACTACGAACCTGTATATAGGGATCTGATAGAGAGGGATTACCGGTGA
- a CDS encoding DUF6261 family protein has protein sequence MKISTINIARLRVQEDFGFQELVKNETDQLPLLESASGYTAGLKTDVENHGKAFGEFDTALKAASSVPSAAEVSNLDRQRDDSCTKLYTFVRGVSGHPDKEKAKVGAEAVAVFKKYGGGSIVDQPQNQESGTLRNLIQDFRAMDVSKLTQTGIKDFVDDLEQKQTAYLAAVKKRAKEERSELTGVIKQKRKACDEAYLKLIETVNALVVVNGDAPYRGFVESVTSHINHQKSTLANRQTNADKKPKDPKQPKQPKQPKEPKPQKPGKDDGKPDIHLPEKEEPKKPGGDSGAGKKPDGGGGAGGHSGTGGAGDSGNPDIHLPEEG, from the coding sequence ATGAAAATATCAACTATCAACATTGCGAGACTCCGAGTGCAGGAGGATTTTGGGTTCCAAGAGTTAGTTAAGAACGAGACAGACCAGTTACCGCTGCTCGAATCGGCTTCTGGATATACAGCAGGGCTAAAGACGGACGTCGAGAATCACGGCAAGGCTTTCGGAGAGTTTGATACGGCGCTCAAGGCCGCATCCAGTGTGCCGTCAGCGGCCGAGGTGTCGAACTTGGATCGTCAGCGCGACGATTCTTGCACAAAGCTCTACACTTTTGTGCGAGGCGTTTCGGGACATCCGGACAAGGAGAAGGCCAAGGTCGGTGCCGAAGCGGTAGCCGTATTCAAGAAGTACGGCGGCGGCAGTATCGTTGATCAGCCACAGAACCAAGAGTCCGGCACACTGCGAAACCTGATTCAAGATTTCCGCGCGATGGACGTTAGTAAGCTCACCCAGACCGGTATAAAAGACTTTGTCGACGATCTGGAGCAGAAACAAACGGCCTACTTGGCGGCAGTTAAGAAGCGCGCCAAAGAGGAGCGATCGGAGTTGACGGGCGTCATTAAGCAGAAGCGCAAAGCCTGCGACGAAGCGTACCTCAAGCTCATAGAGACGGTCAACGCCCTCGTCGTAGTGAATGGCGACGCCCCATATCGCGGCTTTGTCGAGAGCGTAACGTCGCACATCAACCATCAGAAGTCCACTCTGGCGAACCGGCAGACGAACGCCGACAAGAAACCGAAGGATCCGAAGCAACCCAAGCAGCCGAAACAGCCGAAGGAGCCCAAACCCCAAAAACCGGGGAAGGACGACGGTAAGCCGGACATCCACCTCCCCGAGAAGGAAGAGCCGAAGAAGCCCGGCGGCGATAGCGGCGCCGGAAAGAAACCCGACGGCGGCGGAGGCGCCGGTGGTCATTCCGGCACCGGAGGTGCCGGCGATAGCGGCAATCCCGATATTCATCTGCCGGAGGAGGGATAA
- a CDS encoding GLPGLI family protein has protein sequence MKIVVYLLLLASLAVQAVARDPLIDRAYMKCLYRYVYLNDTLTGKTKDDLLILQIGKSISKCFSHYSNQVDSLSALPNGDMIIGKMIDDAMNSGEFMRGNYPHKRLKTYIYKNYPEGRMTVTDGLILQDYCYVDSLHTQIWTMGDSTREVLGYTCQQATADFRGRHWTAWFATDIPVSDGPWKLGGLPGLILEAYDEGQQHVFTAVGLERVKDEPIIFNRSFGDNQKFEQTNRLEFLRSKKKSLMDLNGYIQMETGIDLSQGKPQKVMRYDLLERDY, from the coding sequence ATGAAAATCGTTGTTTACCTCCTTCTCCTCGCCTCTCTCGCCGTACAGGCTGTTGCGCGCGATCCGCTGATCGATCGGGCTTATATGAAGTGTCTCTACCGCTATGTTTACCTCAATGATACGTTGACAGGAAAGACCAAGGATGATCTGCTCATCTTACAAATCGGGAAAAGCATCTCCAAGTGCTTTAGTCATTACAGCAACCAAGTCGATTCCCTCTCTGCGCTGCCGAATGGAGACATGATAATTGGAAAAATGATTGACGACGCCATGAATAGCGGCGAATTTATGCGGGGAAACTATCCCCACAAGCGTCTGAAGACCTACATTTATAAGAATTACCCAGAAGGACGCATGACAGTAACCGATGGGCTGATTCTACAGGACTATTGCTACGTGGATTCGCTGCACACGCAGATATGGACGATGGGCGACAGCACGCGCGAGGTGTTAGGATATACGTGTCAGCAAGCGACGGCCGACTTTCGCGGTCGCCATTGGACGGCTTGGTTCGCGACGGACATCCCCGTCAGCGACGGCCCCTGGAAGCTCGGCGGACTGCCGGGGCTGATCCTCGAGGCGTATGATGAGGGGCAGCAACATGTGTTTACTGCCGTCGGCTTAGAACGGGTGAAGGATGAACCGATCATTTTTAATCGATCGTTTGGAGATAATCAAAAATTTGAGCAGACAAACCGCCTCGAGTTTCTCCGATCGAAGAAAAAATCACTGATGGATCTCAATGGCTACATTCAGATGGAGACGGGCATTGACTTGAGCCAGGGAAAGCCGCAAAAAGTGATGCGATACGACCTGTTGGAACGTGATTACTGA